One Primulina huaijiensis isolate GDHJ02 chromosome 8, ASM1229523v2, whole genome shotgun sequence genomic region harbors:
- the LOC140982996 gene encoding disease resistance protein At4g27190-like isoform X1: MVPISYAPTLEFQSRKSLEEDIIKSLRDGNVHMIAICGVGGVGKTTMVRRTEDRAIKEKLFDEIVTVVVSQQIDKLKIQDQIAEILRLDLSEKTLDGRAHKLRTRLMDSKKKLIIFDDVWKSFEPEDIGVPYGGCKIILTSRLKDDVFEEMGADKVIEIQVLDKKEAWTLFREKSGDCVDDLDFRPIAEEVAAECKGLPIALATVGKALKNKNIKTWEHALLQLRGANPTNFQQVLQNVYMPLKLSYDFLETESEKSLFLLCCLFPEDDNIQIEDLALLSFGSGMFERYYNIEDGRNRTFHLLERLRSRFLLITGRNEQEVKMHDVVRDVAIFIGSKEKQGFLNVCSMDSSRNCNWMSVDISNIANAKLPVGLDFPNLRLLMILNSNYLKFSQGFDVNDICFKGMEELTVLYFSHPNFQSLPSSLEFLKKLRKLHLHYCEVKDISVVGELASLEILRVWRCNKIEELPADVGKLKLLRLLELRACEKLKRIVAGVISSLVGLEELKIVGCFNKWEAKGNVSEERNASLSELESLSNLTSLEIDIFDPNLVAQEILLSKQLRRYRIRVDGFLFDVMKHERIITLQLPRDVTIGNWIRRLGKNTQSLELRGDGSNDFNLGEMESLRELVFRNCSTVEKLMNAIDCKLPMLEHLKLRELRELEEIIDGTIPEGSNSFQNLESLVVEHLPKLGYLWKSPNQNVSLVNLKSISIDDCPNLRYLFSMATARSLLQLQRLEILSCETIEQVLWNEMESNTEASVIEFPKLKALTLLYLPNLLAFTQGVEIIKFPQLIELEINNCPKLRTKINQFPDGMIEKIFVSDRDNIEEIFRDDGNRHIIFQELRELRLQDLSYLTTFYRGAESIKFPKLKELWIGNLQRLNSFVPIDSEPTHDHHSLHFFCNKKVEIIGLKILNLSYFPDKISKIWCRHIPTSFFNNLENLFIYEVDGIKNLISSSIAKDLVNLKRLDINHCKEMIDVIEDETHVPVNSVFPNLEYLAIRYNCKLRSFCQWKHAFELPSLVTAQIDDCPLMKIFTLGSLNTPKLYRFRINYEYIEMKDLNGGIHNFVSTKQNANEDENKDEYYEDENHEDKKETEGEERIESSNNNLM, translated from the exons ATGGTACCTATCTCTTATGCACCAACTTTGGAGTTTCAATCGAGAAAAAGCCTGGAGGAAGACATCATCAAGTCTTTGAGAGATGGCAACGTCCACATGATAGCGATTTGCGGCGTGGGAGGTGTTGGGAAGACAACTATGGTGCGAAGAACTGAGGATAGGGCGATAAAAGAGAAGTTATTTGACGAGATTGTGACTGTAGTTGTCAGTCAACAAATTGACAAGCTTAAAATTCAGGACCAAATTGCAGAAATTTTACGTTTGGATTTGAGCGAGAAGACTTTGGATGGTAGAGCACATAAATTGCGCACCAGGCTAATGGATTCGAAGAAGAAACTCATAATATTTGATGATGTTTGGAAAAGCTTTGAGCCGGAGGATATAGGAGTTCCTTATGGAGgatgcaaaattattttgacATCTCGACTCAAAGATGATGTATTTGAAGAAATGGGAGCCGATAAAGTTATTGAAATACAAGTCTTAGACAAAAAAGAAGCTTGGACACTTTTTAGAGAGAAATCTGGTGATTGCgttgatgatttagattttcGTCCCATAGCAGAAGAAGTCGCAGCAGAATGCAAAGGTTTGCCAATTGCGCTTGCAACCGTTGGTAAAgctctgaaaaataaaaatataaagacCTGGGAACATGCACTTTTACAACTGAGAGGAGCTAACCCAACGAATTTCCAGCAAGTTCTTCAAAATGTTTATATGCCTCTGAAACTGAGTTACGATTTCTTGGAAACTGAAAGTGAAAAGTCCCTTTTCCTGCTATGTTGCTTGTTTCCCGAAGATGATAACATCCAGATTGAGGACTTGGCTTTGCTCAGCTTTGGGTCAGGCATGTTTGAGAGATACTACAATATTGAAGATGGAAGAAACAGAACATTTCATTTATTGGAGAGGCTTAGAAGTCGTTTTTTATTGATTACCGGTAGAAATGAACAAGAGGTAAAAATGCATGATGTTGTTCGTGATGTGGCTATTTTCATTGGTTCAAAAGAAAAGCAAGGGTTTTTGAATGTGTGCTCAATGGATTCATCTCGCAATTGCAATTGGATGTCCGTGGACATTTCAAATATTGCCAATGCCAAGCTTCCAGTTGGGTTAGATTTTCCAAATCTTCGTCTCTTGATGATTCTGAAttccaattatttaaaattttcccaAGGATTTGATGTCAatgatatttgttttaaagGAATGGAGGAGCTGACGGTCTTGTATTTTTCACATCCAAATTTTCAATCACTTCCATCGTCTCTGGAATTCCTTAAAAAACTTAGAAAGTTGCACTTGCATTATTGCGAGGTTAAAGACATATCTGTTGTTGGCGAGTTAGCAAGTTTGGAAATTCTTCGTGTCTGGCGCTGTAACAAAATTGAAGAGTTACCAGCAGATGTTGGGAAATTGAAGCTTCTAAGATTACTAGAATTGAGGGCTTGCGAGAAACTCAAAAGAATAGTGGCTGGTGTCATATCAAGCTTGGTTGGGTTGGAGGAATTGAAGATAGTTGGTTGCTTTAACAAATGGGAAGCAAAGGGAAATGTAAGTGAAGAAAGGAATGCTAGTCTTTCAGAACTTGAGTCTCTCAGCAATTTGACTTCCTTGGAGATTGATATATTTGATCCCAACTTGGTCGCCCAAGAGATATTGCTTTCAAAGCAGTTAAGAAGATATCGAATACGTGTTGACGGATTTTTATTTGATGTCATGAAGCATGAGAGAATAATCACACTCCAATTACCGAGAGACGTGACAATAGGGAATTGGATTCGGCGACTAGGAAAGAACACCCAGTCGCTAGAATTACGTGGAGATGGTTCAAACGATTTTAATCTAGGTGAGATGGAAAGCTTGAGGGAGCTCGTATTTCGAAATTGTTCAACGGTGGAGAAATTGATGAATGCAATCGATTGCAAACTCCCCATGTTGGAGCACCTGAAGCTGAGAGAACTCAGAGAGTTGGAAGAGATAATTGATGGTACAATTCCAGAGGGATCCAATTCCTTCCAAAATCTAGAATCACTAGTTGTTGAACATCTTCCCAAGTTGGGATATTTGTGGAAGAGTCCAAATCAGAATGTTTCACTGGTCAACCTCAAATCCATAAGCATTGACGATTGTCCCAATCTACGATATCTCTTCTCAATGGCAACAGCAAGGAGTCTTTTACAACTTCAACGCCTGGAAATACTTTCATGTGAGACGATTGAACAAGTGTTGTGGAATGAAATGGAAAGCAACACAGAGGCTTCTGTTATTGAGTTCCCAAAGTTGAAGGCACTGACACTGTTATATCTGCCAAACCTTTTAGCTTTCACCCAAGGAGttgaaatcataaaattccCCCAGTTGATAGAACTAGAAATCAACAACTGCCCAAAGCTCCGAACCAAAATCAACCAATTCCCTGACGGCATGATTGAGAAGATCTTCGTTAGTGATCGTGACAATATAGAAGAAATATTTAGGGATGATGGAAATCGTCATATCATATTCCAAGAATTGAGGGAACTGAGACTACAGGATCTCTCATACCTGACAACATTCTACAGAGGTGCTGAAAGCATCAAGTTTCCAAAGCTGAAAGAGTTGTGGATTGGAAATTTGCAAAGGCTGAATAGTTTTGTGCCAATAGATTCAGAACCCACCCACGACCATCATTCTCTTCATTTCTTTTGCAATAAAAAG GTTGAAATTATTGGCCTAAAGATACTTAATCTCAGTTACTTTCCAGATAAAATAAGCAAGATATGGTGTCGCCACATCCCAACCAGTTTCTTTAATAATCTTGAGAACTTGTTTATATATGAAGTTGATGGCATCAAAAACTTAATATCATCTTCAATAGCAAAAGATCTTGTTAATCTCAAAAGACTAGATATAAACCATTGCAAAGAGATGATTGATGTGATTGAGGATGAGACACATGTACCAGTTAACTCTGTCTTTCCTAATCTGGAATATTTGGCAATAAGATACAATTGTAAGTTGAGAAGTTTTTGCCAATGGAAGCACGCATTTGAGTTACCATCACTTGTCACTGCTCAAATAGATGATTGCCCTCTGATGAAAATTTTCACTTTGGGATCGCTAAATACGCCAAAATTATATCGGTTCCGGATAAATTACGAGTACATTGAAATGAAAGACTTGAACGGCGGCATACATAATTTCGTAAGTACTAAG CAGAATGCAAACGAAGATGAGAACAAGGATGAGTACTATGAGGATGAGAATCATGAGGACAAGAAAGAGACAGAAGGCGAGGAAAGGATAGAGAGCAGCAACAACAATCTTATGTGA